One genomic segment of Ricinus communis isolate WT05 ecotype wild-type chromosome 3, ASM1957865v1, whole genome shotgun sequence includes these proteins:
- the LOC8272524 gene encoding myosin-17 isoform X2, giving the protein MATAVNIIVGSHVWVEDPKVAWIDGEVFKINGEEVHVHASNGKTVIANISKVFPKDTEAPPGGVDDMTKLSYLHEPGVLHNLAARYELNEIYTYTGNILIAINPFQRLPHLYDTHMMEQYKGAGFGELSPHVFAVADVAYRAMMNEGKSNSILVSGESGAGKTETTKMLMRYLAYLGGRSGVEGRTVEQQVLESNPVLEAFGNAKTVRNNNSSRFGKFVEIQFDKNGRISGAAVRTYLLERSRVCQISDPERNYHCFYLLCAAPLEERAKYKLEDPKSFHYLNQSNCYALDGVDDAEEYIATRRAMDIVGISEEEQEAIFRVVAAVLHLGNIEFAKGKEIDSSVIKDERSRFHLNTTAELLKCDAKSLEDALIKRVMVTPEEVITRTLDPVGALVSRDALAKTIYSRLFDWLVDKINNSIGQDPNSKQLIGVLDIYGFESFKFNSFEQFCINFTNEKLQQHFNQHVFKMEQEEYTKEEINWSYIEFVDNQDVLDLIEKKPGGIIALLDEACMFPKSTHETFAQKLYQTFKNNKRFIKPKLSRTSFTISHYAGEVTYLADQFLDKNKDYVVAEHQDLLTASKCFFVAGLFPPLPEESSKSSKFSSIGSRFKLQLQSLMETLNSTEPHYIRCVKPNNVLKPMIFENANIIQQLRCGGVLEAIRISCAGYPTRRTFYEFLLRFGVLAPEVLEGNHDDKVACQMILDKRGLNGYQIGKTKVFLRAGQMAELDARRAEVLGNAARTIQRQSRTYIARKEFIALRKSAVHLQSHCRGVLARKLFEQLRRQAAALKIQKNFRRYTARKSYLTLHSSAVTLQTGLRAMTARDEFRFRKQTKAAIAIQAQVRCHIAYSYYKRLQKAALVSQCGWRQRVARRELRKLKMAARETGALKEAKDKLEKRVEELTWRLQLEKRLRTDLEEEKAQEISKLQDALHAMQMQVEEANARVIKEQEAARKAIEDAPPVIKETPVIVQDTEKVEKLMAEVESLKALLLSEKQAAEQARKACADAEARNSELGRKLEDAAQKADQLQESVQRLEEKLSNSESENQVLRQQALTMSPTGKSLSARPKTIIIQRTPENGNVANGEMKDMIVATPNAREPESEEKPQKSLNEKQQENQDLLVKCISQNLGFSGGKPVAACIVYKCLLHWRSFEVERTSVFDRIIQTIASAIEVPDNNDVLAYWLSNSSALLLLLQHTLKASGAASLTPQRRRTTSASLFGRMSQGLRASPQSAGLSFLNGRALSRLDDLRQVEAKYPALLFKQQLTAFLEKIYGMIRDNLKKEISPLLGLCIQAPRTSRASLVKGRSQANAVAQQALIAHWQSIVKSLNSYLKIMKANYVPPFLVRKVFTQIFSFINVQLFNSLLLRRECCSFSNGEYVKAGLAELEQWCYEATEEFAGSAWDELKHIRQAVGFLVIHQKPKKTLSEITKELCPVLSIQQLYRISTMYWDDKYGTHSVSSDVISSMRVMMTEDSNNAVSSSFLLDDDSSIPFTVDDISKSMKQVDIAEIDPPPLIRENSGFGFLLPRSE; this is encoded by the exons ATG GCAACAGCAGTTAATATTATAGTAGGTTCTCATGTCTGGGTTGAAGATCCGAAGGTGGCATGGATAGACGGGgaagtttttaaaataaatggtGAAGAAGTTCATGTTCATGCTTCAAATGGGAAAACA GTTATTGCAAATATCTCCAAAGTGTTTCCCAAGGATACTGAAGCTCCTCCAGGAGGTGTGGATGACATGACAAAGCTGTCATATTTACACGAGCCAGGCGTTTTGCATAACTTGGCTGCGAGATATGAACTTAATGAAATCTAC ACATACACTGGAAATATACTGATTGCTATAAACCCATTTCAAAGATTACCGCATCTATATGATACTCACATGATGGAACAATATAAAGGTGCTGGATTTGGAGAGCTAAGCCCTCATGTTTTTGCAGTTGCAGATGTTGCATACAG GGCAATGATGAACGAGGGTAAAAGCAACTCGATTCTAGTTAGTGGAGAAAGTGGTGCTGGTAAGACTGAGACAACAAAAATGCTTATGCGATATCTTGCATACCTTGGAGGTCGGTCTGGGGTGGAAGGGCGAACTGTTGAACAACAAGTTCTGGAA TCCAATCCAGTTCTTGAGGCATTTGGCAATGCCAAAACTGTCAGGAATAACAATTCGAG TCGTTTTGGTAAATTTGTTGAGATACAATTTGACAAGAATGGGAGGATATCCGGGGCAGCTGTACGAACTTATTTGCTTGAGAGGTCTCGGGTTTGCCAAATTTCAGATCCTGAAAGAAATTACCATTGTTTTTACCTTCTCTGTGCTGCCCCTCTAGAG GAAAGAGCGAAGTATAAGTTGGAAGACCCTAAATCTTTCCATTACTTGAACCAATCCAACTGCTATGCATTGGATGGAGTAGATGATGCTGAGGAATATATTGCAACTAGAAGGGCAATGGATATAGTTGGCATCAGTGAAGAAGAGCAG GAGGCAATATTTAGGGTTGTAGCTGCAGTTCTACATCTTGGAAACATTGAATTCGCAAAGGGAAAAGAGATAGACTCTTCTGTTATCAAGGATGAGAGATCTAGATTCCATCTTAATACTACAGCGGAGCTGCTCAA GTGTGATGCCAAGAGCTTAGAAGATGCACTGATTAAGCGTGTTATGGTAACTCCAGAAGAGGTTATCACAAGGACTCTGGACCCTGTTGGCGCATTAGTTAGCAGGGATGCCCTGGCTAAAACCATTTATTCCCGCTTGTTTGACTG GCTTGTGgataaaattaacaattcaATTGGGCAGGATCCAAACTCAAAACAACTAATTGGTGTACTTGATATATATGGTTTTGAAAGTTTTAAGTTCAATAG TTTTGAGCAGTTCTGTATCAACTTTACAAACGAAAAACTGCAACAGCACTTCAACCAG CATGTCTTTAAAATGGAACAGGAAGAAtatacaaaagaagaaataaactGGAGCTACATAGAATTCGTGGATAACCAAGATGTCTTGGATCTGATTGAAAAG AAACCTGGGGGAATTATAGCACTTCTAGATGAAGCCTG CATGTTTCCTAAATCAACGCATGAAACTTTTGCTCAGAAATTGTACCAGACATTTAAAAACAATAAGCGCTTCATCAAACCTAAACTTTCTCGTACTAGTTTTACCATCTCTCATTATGCAGGGGAG GTTACTTATCTGGCGGATCAATTCCTTGACAAAAACAAAGATTATGTAGTGGCAGAACATCAGGATCTTCTGACGGCATCGAAGTGCTTCTTTGTAGCTGGTCTCTTTCCTCCACTTCCAGAGGAATCATCAAAATCCTCTAAATTTTCTTCAATAGGGTCACGCTTTAAG CTGCAACTCCAGTCTTTGATGGAGACGTTGAATTCGACTGAGCCCCACTATATTAGATGCGTGAAGCCGAATAATGTTCTCAAGCCTATGATTTTTGAGAATGCGAACATTATTCAGCAACTACGTTGTGGT GGTGTTCTTGAGGCAATTAGAATCAGCTGTGCTGGATATCCTACAAGAAGGACCTTCTATGAGTTTCTTCTCCGTTTTGGTGTTCTTGCTCCAGAAGTTCTGGAAGGAAA CCATGATGACAAGGTTGCATGCCAAATGATTCTCGATAAAAGGGGTTTGAACGGTTATCAG ATAGGTAAGACAAAGGTCTTCCTAAGAGCTGGTCAGATGGCTGAACTGGACGCAAGAAGGGCGGAGGTGCTTGGTAATGCTGCTAGAACTATTCAAAGACAAAGCCGCACATATATTGCACGGAAGGAGTTCATTGCATTACGGAAATCTGCTGTTCATTTGCAATCTCATTGCAGAG GTGTATTGGCTCGCAAACTATTTGAGCAGTTGCGACGTCAAGCAGCAGCTTTGAAGATTCAGAAGAATTTCAGACGATATACTGCCAGGAAATCCTACTTGACTCTACATTCATCTGCAGTTACGTTGCAGACAGGCTTAAGGGCGATGACTGCTCGTGATGAATTCAGATTTAGAAAGCAAACTAAAGCTGCAATTGCTATCCAG GCACAAGTGCGTTGCCACATAGCATATTCTTATTACAAGAGGCTTCAGAAGGCTGCACTAGTTTCTCAATGTGGCTGGAGGCAAAGGGTTGCTCGGAGAGAGCTGAGAAAGCTTAAAATG GCTGCCAGAGAAACAGGTGCCCTTAAAGAGGCAAAAGACAAATTAGAAAAGCGTGTGGAAGAGCTTACATGGCGCTTACAGTTAGAGAAGAGATTGAGA ACTGATTTGGAAGAGGAAAAGGCCCAAGAAATTTCCAAATTACAGGATGCTCTgcatgcaatgcaaatgcaagtAGAAGAAGCAAACGCCAGAGTGATCAAAGAACAAGAGGCAGCTCGAAAAGCTATTGAAGATGCACCTCCAGTCATTAAGGAGACCCCTGTTATTGTTCAAGACACAGAAAAGGTTGAAAAATTAATGGCCGAGGTGGAGAGTTTGAAG GCTTTGCTGCTATCAGAAAAACAGGCAGCAGAACAGGCAAGGAAAGCTTGTGCAGATGCTGAGGCCAGAAACTCTGAACTGGGCAGGAAACTTGAAGATGCAGCACAGAAGGCAGATCAGCTTCAGGAATCAGTTCAAAG gttagaGGAGAAACTTTCCAATTCAGAGTCTGAGAACCAAGTTCTTCGTCAACAAGCACTGACCATGTCACCGACAGGGAAATCCCTGTCTGCACGGccaaaaacaataattatacAG AGGACTCCTGAGAATGGAAATGTTGCAAATGGAGAAATGAAG GATATGATAGTTGCTACACCAAATGCACGTGAACCTGAGTCTGAGGAAAAACCACAGAAATCTCTCAATGAAAAGCAGCAG GAGAACCAGGATCTGCTGGTCAAGTGTATATCACAAAACTTGGGATTTTCTGGGGGCAAACCTGTCGCTGCTTGCATTGTGTACAAATGTCTTCTTCACTGGAGATCATTTGAAGTTGAAAGAACTAGTGTGTTTGATCGTATTATTCAAACAATAGCTTCAGCCATAGAG GTCCCGGACAACAATGATGTCTTGGCCTATTGGTTATCTAATTCATCTGCATTATTGCTTCTGCTCCAACATACCCTCAAGGCAAGTGGAGCGGCCAGCTTAACACCACAGCGGCGAAGGACAACATCAGCTTCTCTTTTTGGGAGGATGTCTCAA GGGCTTCGGGCATCTCCTCAAAGTGCTGGTCTCTCATTTCTTAATGGTCGAGCACTTAGTAGACTGGATGATTTACGACAGGTTGAGGCCAAGTATCCAGCATTACTGTTTAAGCAACAGCTTACTGCCTTCCTTGAGAAGATATATGGCATGATAAGGGACAATTTGAAGAAGGAGATCTCTCCTTTGCTTGGATTGTGTATTCAG GCACCAAGAACTTCCCGGGCAAGTTTGGTAAAAGGGCGCTCTCAGGCTAATGCTGTTGCTCAGCAAGCTTTAATTGCTCATTGGCAAAGCATAGTGAAAAGCTTAAACAGTTATCTGAAGATAATGAAGGCGAATTAT GTACCTCCCTTCTTAGTCCGTAAAGTGTTTACTCAAATATTCTCATTCATTAATGTCCAGCTATTCAATAG TCTTCTTTTGCGGCGTGAGTGTTGCTCATTCAGTAATGGAGAATATGTGAAAGCTGGTTTGGCTGAACTAGAGCAGTGGTGCTACGAAGCAACTGAGGAG TTTGCAGGTTCGGCCTGGGATGAACTGAAGCATATAAGACAGGCTGTTGGATTCCTT GTCATACATCAAAAGCCTAAGAAGACCTTGAGTGAAATCACAAAGGAACTTTGCCCA GTACTGAGCATACAGCAACTGTATAGGATCAGTACAATGTACTGGGATGACAAATACGGCACACACAGTGTGTCTTCAGAT GTTATAAGCAGCATGAGAGTTATGATGACCGAGGACTCGAACAATGCTGTCAGCAGTTCTTTTCTGTTAGATGATGACTCCAG CATCCCATTCACCGTGGATGACATCTCCAAGTCAATGAAGCAAGTAGACATTGCTGAGATTGATCCTCCACCATTAATTCGTGAAAACTCTGGCTTTGGTTTCCTACTTCCACGCTCCGAGTGA
- the LOC8272524 gene encoding myosin-17 isoform X1, giving the protein MATAVNIIVGSHVWVEDPKVAWIDGEVFKINGEEVHVHASNGKTVIANISKVFPKDTEAPPGGVDDMTKLSYLHEPGVLHNLAARYELNEIYTYTGNILIAINPFQRLPHLYDTHMMEQYKGAGFGELSPHVFAVADVAYRAMMNEGKSNSILVSGESGAGKTETTKMLMRYLAYLGGRSGVEGRTVEQQVLESNPVLEAFGNAKTVRNNNSSRFGKFVEIQFDKNGRISGAAVRTYLLERSRVCQISDPERNYHCFYLLCAAPLEERAKYKLEDPKSFHYLNQSNCYALDGVDDAEEYIATRRAMDIVGISEEEQEAIFRVVAAVLHLGNIEFAKGKEIDSSVIKDERSRFHLNTTAELLKCDAKSLEDALIKRVMVTPEEVITRTLDPVGALVSRDALAKTIYSRLFDWLVDKINNSIGQDPNSKQLIGVLDIYGFESFKFNSFEQFCINFTNEKLQQHFNQHVFKMEQEEYTKEEINWSYIEFVDNQDVLDLIEKKPGGIIALLDEACMFPKSTHETFAQKLYQTFKNNKRFIKPKLSRTSFTISHYAGEVTYLADQFLDKNKDYVVAEHQDLLTASKCFFVAGLFPPLPEESSKSSKFSSIGSRFKLQLQSLMETLNSTEPHYIRCVKPNNVLKPMIFENANIIQQLRCGGVLEAIRISCAGYPTRRTFYEFLLRFGVLAPEVLEGNHDDKVACQMILDKRGLNGYQIGKTKVFLRAGQMAELDARRAEVLGNAARTIQRQSRTYIARKEFIALRKSAVHLQSHCRGVLARKLFEQLRRQAAALKIQKNFRRYTARKSYLTLHSSAVTLQTGLRAMTARDEFRFRKQTKAAIAIQAQVRCHIAYSYYKRLQKAALVSQCGWRQRVARRELRKLKMAARETGALKEAKDKLEKRVEELTWRLQLEKRLRTDLEEEKAQEISKLQDALHAMQMQVEEANARVIKEQEAARKAIEDAPPVIKETPVIVQDTEKVEKLMAEVESLKALLLSEKQAAEQARKACADAEARNSELGRKLEDAAQKADQLQESVQRLEEKLSNSESENQVLRQQALTMSPTGKSLSARPKTIIIQRTPENGNVANGEMKVASDMIVATPNAREPESEEKPQKSLNEKQQENQDLLVKCISQNLGFSGGKPVAACIVYKCLLHWRSFEVERTSVFDRIIQTIASAIEVPDNNDVLAYWLSNSSALLLLLQHTLKASGAASLTPQRRRTTSASLFGRMSQGLRASPQSAGLSFLNGRALSRLDDLRQVEAKYPALLFKQQLTAFLEKIYGMIRDNLKKEISPLLGLCIQAPRTSRASLVKGRSQANAVAQQALIAHWQSIVKSLNSYLKIMKANYVPPFLVRKVFTQIFSFINVQLFNSLLLRRECCSFSNGEYVKAGLAELEQWCYEATEEFAGSAWDELKHIRQAVGFLVIHQKPKKTLSEITKELCPVLSIQQLYRISTMYWDDKYGTHSVSSDVISSMRVMMTEDSNNAVSSSFLLDDDSSIPFTVDDISKSMKQVDIAEIDPPPLIRENSGFGFLLPRSE; this is encoded by the exons ATG GCAACAGCAGTTAATATTATAGTAGGTTCTCATGTCTGGGTTGAAGATCCGAAGGTGGCATGGATAGACGGGgaagtttttaaaataaatggtGAAGAAGTTCATGTTCATGCTTCAAATGGGAAAACA GTTATTGCAAATATCTCCAAAGTGTTTCCCAAGGATACTGAAGCTCCTCCAGGAGGTGTGGATGACATGACAAAGCTGTCATATTTACACGAGCCAGGCGTTTTGCATAACTTGGCTGCGAGATATGAACTTAATGAAATCTAC ACATACACTGGAAATATACTGATTGCTATAAACCCATTTCAAAGATTACCGCATCTATATGATACTCACATGATGGAACAATATAAAGGTGCTGGATTTGGAGAGCTAAGCCCTCATGTTTTTGCAGTTGCAGATGTTGCATACAG GGCAATGATGAACGAGGGTAAAAGCAACTCGATTCTAGTTAGTGGAGAAAGTGGTGCTGGTAAGACTGAGACAACAAAAATGCTTATGCGATATCTTGCATACCTTGGAGGTCGGTCTGGGGTGGAAGGGCGAACTGTTGAACAACAAGTTCTGGAA TCCAATCCAGTTCTTGAGGCATTTGGCAATGCCAAAACTGTCAGGAATAACAATTCGAG TCGTTTTGGTAAATTTGTTGAGATACAATTTGACAAGAATGGGAGGATATCCGGGGCAGCTGTACGAACTTATTTGCTTGAGAGGTCTCGGGTTTGCCAAATTTCAGATCCTGAAAGAAATTACCATTGTTTTTACCTTCTCTGTGCTGCCCCTCTAGAG GAAAGAGCGAAGTATAAGTTGGAAGACCCTAAATCTTTCCATTACTTGAACCAATCCAACTGCTATGCATTGGATGGAGTAGATGATGCTGAGGAATATATTGCAACTAGAAGGGCAATGGATATAGTTGGCATCAGTGAAGAAGAGCAG GAGGCAATATTTAGGGTTGTAGCTGCAGTTCTACATCTTGGAAACATTGAATTCGCAAAGGGAAAAGAGATAGACTCTTCTGTTATCAAGGATGAGAGATCTAGATTCCATCTTAATACTACAGCGGAGCTGCTCAA GTGTGATGCCAAGAGCTTAGAAGATGCACTGATTAAGCGTGTTATGGTAACTCCAGAAGAGGTTATCACAAGGACTCTGGACCCTGTTGGCGCATTAGTTAGCAGGGATGCCCTGGCTAAAACCATTTATTCCCGCTTGTTTGACTG GCTTGTGgataaaattaacaattcaATTGGGCAGGATCCAAACTCAAAACAACTAATTGGTGTACTTGATATATATGGTTTTGAAAGTTTTAAGTTCAATAG TTTTGAGCAGTTCTGTATCAACTTTACAAACGAAAAACTGCAACAGCACTTCAACCAG CATGTCTTTAAAATGGAACAGGAAGAAtatacaaaagaagaaataaactGGAGCTACATAGAATTCGTGGATAACCAAGATGTCTTGGATCTGATTGAAAAG AAACCTGGGGGAATTATAGCACTTCTAGATGAAGCCTG CATGTTTCCTAAATCAACGCATGAAACTTTTGCTCAGAAATTGTACCAGACATTTAAAAACAATAAGCGCTTCATCAAACCTAAACTTTCTCGTACTAGTTTTACCATCTCTCATTATGCAGGGGAG GTTACTTATCTGGCGGATCAATTCCTTGACAAAAACAAAGATTATGTAGTGGCAGAACATCAGGATCTTCTGACGGCATCGAAGTGCTTCTTTGTAGCTGGTCTCTTTCCTCCACTTCCAGAGGAATCATCAAAATCCTCTAAATTTTCTTCAATAGGGTCACGCTTTAAG CTGCAACTCCAGTCTTTGATGGAGACGTTGAATTCGACTGAGCCCCACTATATTAGATGCGTGAAGCCGAATAATGTTCTCAAGCCTATGATTTTTGAGAATGCGAACATTATTCAGCAACTACGTTGTGGT GGTGTTCTTGAGGCAATTAGAATCAGCTGTGCTGGATATCCTACAAGAAGGACCTTCTATGAGTTTCTTCTCCGTTTTGGTGTTCTTGCTCCAGAAGTTCTGGAAGGAAA CCATGATGACAAGGTTGCATGCCAAATGATTCTCGATAAAAGGGGTTTGAACGGTTATCAG ATAGGTAAGACAAAGGTCTTCCTAAGAGCTGGTCAGATGGCTGAACTGGACGCAAGAAGGGCGGAGGTGCTTGGTAATGCTGCTAGAACTATTCAAAGACAAAGCCGCACATATATTGCACGGAAGGAGTTCATTGCATTACGGAAATCTGCTGTTCATTTGCAATCTCATTGCAGAG GTGTATTGGCTCGCAAACTATTTGAGCAGTTGCGACGTCAAGCAGCAGCTTTGAAGATTCAGAAGAATTTCAGACGATATACTGCCAGGAAATCCTACTTGACTCTACATTCATCTGCAGTTACGTTGCAGACAGGCTTAAGGGCGATGACTGCTCGTGATGAATTCAGATTTAGAAAGCAAACTAAAGCTGCAATTGCTATCCAG GCACAAGTGCGTTGCCACATAGCATATTCTTATTACAAGAGGCTTCAGAAGGCTGCACTAGTTTCTCAATGTGGCTGGAGGCAAAGGGTTGCTCGGAGAGAGCTGAGAAAGCTTAAAATG GCTGCCAGAGAAACAGGTGCCCTTAAAGAGGCAAAAGACAAATTAGAAAAGCGTGTGGAAGAGCTTACATGGCGCTTACAGTTAGAGAAGAGATTGAGA ACTGATTTGGAAGAGGAAAAGGCCCAAGAAATTTCCAAATTACAGGATGCTCTgcatgcaatgcaaatgcaagtAGAAGAAGCAAACGCCAGAGTGATCAAAGAACAAGAGGCAGCTCGAAAAGCTATTGAAGATGCACCTCCAGTCATTAAGGAGACCCCTGTTATTGTTCAAGACACAGAAAAGGTTGAAAAATTAATGGCCGAGGTGGAGAGTTTGAAG GCTTTGCTGCTATCAGAAAAACAGGCAGCAGAACAGGCAAGGAAAGCTTGTGCAGATGCTGAGGCCAGAAACTCTGAACTGGGCAGGAAACTTGAAGATGCAGCACAGAAGGCAGATCAGCTTCAGGAATCAGTTCAAAG gttagaGGAGAAACTTTCCAATTCAGAGTCTGAGAACCAAGTTCTTCGTCAACAAGCACTGACCATGTCACCGACAGGGAAATCCCTGTCTGCACGGccaaaaacaataattatacAG AGGACTCCTGAGAATGGAAATGTTGCAAATGGAGAAATGAAGGTGGCATCA GATATGATAGTTGCTACACCAAATGCACGTGAACCTGAGTCTGAGGAAAAACCACAGAAATCTCTCAATGAAAAGCAGCAG GAGAACCAGGATCTGCTGGTCAAGTGTATATCACAAAACTTGGGATTTTCTGGGGGCAAACCTGTCGCTGCTTGCATTGTGTACAAATGTCTTCTTCACTGGAGATCATTTGAAGTTGAAAGAACTAGTGTGTTTGATCGTATTATTCAAACAATAGCTTCAGCCATAGAG GTCCCGGACAACAATGATGTCTTGGCCTATTGGTTATCTAATTCATCTGCATTATTGCTTCTGCTCCAACATACCCTCAAGGCAAGTGGAGCGGCCAGCTTAACACCACAGCGGCGAAGGACAACATCAGCTTCTCTTTTTGGGAGGATGTCTCAA GGGCTTCGGGCATCTCCTCAAAGTGCTGGTCTCTCATTTCTTAATGGTCGAGCACTTAGTAGACTGGATGATTTACGACAGGTTGAGGCCAAGTATCCAGCATTACTGTTTAAGCAACAGCTTACTGCCTTCCTTGAGAAGATATATGGCATGATAAGGGACAATTTGAAGAAGGAGATCTCTCCTTTGCTTGGATTGTGTATTCAG GCACCAAGAACTTCCCGGGCAAGTTTGGTAAAAGGGCGCTCTCAGGCTAATGCTGTTGCTCAGCAAGCTTTAATTGCTCATTGGCAAAGCATAGTGAAAAGCTTAAACAGTTATCTGAAGATAATGAAGGCGAATTAT GTACCTCCCTTCTTAGTCCGTAAAGTGTTTACTCAAATATTCTCATTCATTAATGTCCAGCTATTCAATAG TCTTCTTTTGCGGCGTGAGTGTTGCTCATTCAGTAATGGAGAATATGTGAAAGCTGGTTTGGCTGAACTAGAGCAGTGGTGCTACGAAGCAACTGAGGAG TTTGCAGGTTCGGCCTGGGATGAACTGAAGCATATAAGACAGGCTGTTGGATTCCTT GTCATACATCAAAAGCCTAAGAAGACCTTGAGTGAAATCACAAAGGAACTTTGCCCA GTACTGAGCATACAGCAACTGTATAGGATCAGTACAATGTACTGGGATGACAAATACGGCACACACAGTGTGTCTTCAGAT GTTATAAGCAGCATGAGAGTTATGATGACCGAGGACTCGAACAATGCTGTCAGCAGTTCTTTTCTGTTAGATGATGACTCCAG CATCCCATTCACCGTGGATGACATCTCCAAGTCAATGAAGCAAGTAGACATTGCTGAGATTGATCCTCCACCATTAATTCGTGAAAACTCTGGCTTTGGTTTCCTACTTCCACGCTCCGAGTGA